A part of Kitasatospora acidiphila genomic DNA contains:
- a CDS encoding protein kinase domain-containing protein has translation MPTLGTLGDGRYRLTHRLGRGGMAEVLAAQDIRLGRTVAVKLLRAELAQDEVARLRFTREAHSVASLNHHSIVAVYDTGEELVDGESTPYIVMELVEGRTVRELLVAEEAPPVDQALIIIAGVLEALDYSHRHGIVHRDIKPANVIITTTGAVKVMDFGIARALAGEATTMTQTGMVMGTPQYLSPEQALGKQVDHRSDLYAAGCMLYELLALRPPFTGDTPLSVVYQHVQDAPVPPSQTNSRVPWQLDELVLRSLAKNPDDRFQSAGEFRAHLQHALREMHAASGGYPTTVMGGGTPADGTAVTQLLGGVGDRTTMLPYGSAAGGYQTGPYQGGGGPGGGGQGGGYGGGGEDDGYGGARPGGNRRRLLAIAAGVVLVLAAAIGIVAASQGGGPTSGTTGGTSSVSPSTSASDSQSPSDEPTSDSPSLAPTTSAPTRGHTPSTPATGGDGYTNQPTSKSSHPSQSASTPTDTASATDSSSPTGGTTSSPTGGAPSSPSSGGGTSAPPSVPVSPPHTLTPPTGQSSP, from the coding sequence ATGCCGACCCTGGGCACGCTGGGTGACGGCCGCTACCGGCTGACCCACCGCCTGGGCCGCGGCGGCATGGCCGAGGTGCTGGCCGCCCAGGACATCCGGCTCGGCCGCACGGTGGCGGTCAAGCTGCTCCGCGCCGAGCTGGCCCAGGACGAGGTGGCCCGGCTGCGGTTCACCCGTGAGGCGCACTCGGTCGCTTCGCTCAACCACCACTCGATCGTCGCGGTCTACGACACCGGCGAGGAGCTGGTGGACGGTGAGTCGACGCCGTACATCGTGATGGAGCTCGTCGAGGGCCGCACGGTGCGCGAGCTGCTGGTGGCCGAGGAGGCGCCGCCGGTCGACCAGGCGCTGATCATCATCGCCGGGGTGCTGGAGGCGCTGGACTACAGCCACCGGCACGGCATCGTGCACCGTGACATCAAGCCGGCCAACGTGATCATCACGACCACCGGCGCCGTCAAGGTGATGGACTTCGGCATCGCCCGGGCGCTGGCCGGTGAGGCCACCACCATGACCCAGACCGGCATGGTGATGGGCACCCCGCAGTACCTGTCGCCGGAGCAGGCGCTCGGCAAGCAGGTGGACCACCGCTCCGACCTGTACGCGGCCGGCTGCATGCTCTACGAGCTGCTGGCGCTGCGCCCGCCGTTCACCGGCGACACCCCGCTCTCCGTGGTCTACCAGCACGTCCAGGACGCGCCGGTGCCGCCGTCCCAGACCAACTCCCGGGTGCCGTGGCAGCTGGACGAGCTGGTGCTGCGCTCGCTCGCCAAGAACCCCGACGACCGCTTCCAGAGCGCGGGCGAGTTCCGCGCCCACCTGCAGCACGCGCTGCGCGAGATGCACGCCGCGTCGGGCGGCTACCCGACCACCGTGATGGGCGGCGGCACCCCCGCCGACGGCACCGCGGTCACCCAGCTGCTCGGCGGCGTCGGCGACCGCACCACGATGCTGCCCTACGGTTCGGCGGCCGGCGGCTACCAGACCGGCCCCTACCAGGGCGGCGGTGGCCCGGGCGGCGGCGGGCAGGGCGGCGGCTACGGCGGTGGCGGCGAGGACGACGGCTACGGCGGGGCCAGGCCGGGCGGCAACCGGCGCCGGCTGCTGGCCATCGCGGCCGGCGTGGTGCTGGTGCTGGCGGCCGCGATCGGCATCGTGGCGGCCTCCCAGGGCGGCGGCCCCACCAGCGGCACGACCGGCGGGACGTCGTCGGTGTCGCCGAGCACCTCGGCCTCGGACTCCCAGTCGCCGAGCGACGAGCCGACCAGCGACAGCCCGAGCCTGGCGCCCACCACGTCCGCGCCCACCCGCGGCCACACCCCGAGCACCCCGGCCACCGGCGGCGACGGGTACACCAACCAGCCGACCTCCAAGTCGAGCCACCCGAGCCAGTCGGCCTCGACGCCCACCGACACGGCCTCGGCCACCGACTCGTCCAGCCCGACCGGCGGCACCACGTCGAGCCCGACCGGCGGCGCCCCGTCGAGCCCGTCCTCGGGCGGTGGCACCAGCGCGCCGCCGAGCGTTCCGGTGTCGCCGCCCCACACCCTCACCCCGCCCACTGGGCAGTCCTCGCCGTAG
- a CDS encoding TetR/AcrR family transcriptional regulator, which translates to MDEPEEPRYRRIAAELRGRIESGELAVGDRVPSTREITRQWGVAMATATRVLTELRQTGLVRAVPGVGTVVAARPKEPAPQVPAGPSPRPARRGAPEGALTPERIIVAAIAIADQEGLAAASMRRVAAELGVATMSLYRHVADKEGLLAQMMDQVFRERPLPADPPPGWRERLEILARMMWAMFHRHPWLASALSVTRPQPVAGAIPYSEWALAALADQGLDLGTAFSAHLMLFNHIRGTALNVEAELEAQAHSGIDNEEWMDSHEPALHAILAGGDFPLMTRLTTEGYDFHLDALFEFGLQRLLDGIAVLMER; encoded by the coding sequence ATGGACGAGCCGGAGGAGCCGCGCTACCGCCGGATCGCAGCGGAGCTGCGAGGGCGCATCGAGTCGGGCGAGCTGGCGGTGGGCGACCGGGTGCCGTCGACCCGGGAGATCACCCGGCAGTGGGGGGTGGCGATGGCGACCGCCACCCGGGTGCTGACCGAGCTGCGGCAGACCGGCTTGGTGCGCGCGGTGCCGGGAGTGGGCACGGTGGTCGCGGCCAGGCCCAAGGAGCCGGCCCCGCAGGTGCCCGCCGGGCCGTCCCCGCGCCCCGCGCGGCGGGGTGCCCCGGAGGGTGCGCTGACTCCGGAGCGGATCATCGTCGCCGCCATCGCGATCGCCGACCAGGAGGGGCTCGCCGCGGCCTCGATGCGCCGGGTGGCGGCCGAGTTGGGGGTGGCGACCATGTCGCTCTACCGCCATGTCGCGGACAAGGAGGGCCTGTTGGCGCAGATGATGGACCAGGTCTTCAGAGAGCGGCCGCTGCCCGCCGACCCGCCACCGGGCTGGCGGGAGCGGCTCGAAATCCTCGCCCGGATGATGTGGGCGATGTTCCACCGCCACCCCTGGCTGGCGTCGGCCTTGTCGGTGACCCGGCCGCAGCCGGTCGCCGGTGCGATCCCCTACAGCGAGTGGGCGCTGGCCGCCCTGGCCGACCAGGGGCTCGACCTGGGCACGGCCTTCAGCGCCCACCTGATGCTCTTCAACCACATCCGGGGGACGGCGCTCAACGTCGAGGCGGAGCTGGAGGCACAGGCGCACAGCGGCATCGACAACGAGGAGTGGATGGACAGCCACGAGCCCGCGTTGCACGCGATCCTGGCCGGCGGGGACTTCCCGCTGATGACCCGACTCACCACCGAGGGCTATGACTTCCACCTGGACGCCCTCTTCGAGTTCGGCCTGCAGCGGCTCCTGGACGGCATCGCGGTGCTGATGGAGCGCTGA
- a CDS encoding phosphotransferase, with the protein MTESQIVAFAAGFAEIDGPDADAPPVGTLSPPIPGWAIERVLRRYRTDRVLAVDPVAEGLLNRSYRITTSAGRYFLKCYVDQTTATQAAISAQHHATTRLAALGLPVPPPLPDRTGRTITTVLGRRFALYPWVAGRHRTGAELDPERCTALGALLGRLHGALAEVCAPVTQPAALPSADPDATTALIAELRGLAARHRPYGAFDRLAERRLAERLDLLVGHRHRRPSPTAIGRSGWVHGDFHGLNLLHLGDRVTAVLDWDRLRVRPRAEEAVRAATLIFNHPVTGVLDLARVRRYARGYRAAAGADAAELASAVHRVWWERLNDFWMLRWRYQRADRRADPLFPAAAAQTVWWSQEYEQVMDAFVN; encoded by the coding sequence GTGACAGAGAGTCAGATTGTCGCGTTTGCGGCCGGTTTCGCCGAGATCGACGGACCGGACGCGGACGCTCCACCGGTCGGCACGCTCAGCCCGCCGATCCCGGGCTGGGCCATCGAACGGGTACTGCGCCGCTACCGGACCGACCGGGTGCTGGCCGTCGATCCGGTCGCCGAGGGCCTGCTCAACCGCAGCTACCGGATCACCACCAGTGCCGGCCGCTACTTCCTCAAGTGCTACGTCGACCAGACCACCGCGACCCAGGCCGCGATCAGCGCCCAGCACCACGCCACCACCCGGCTGGCCGCCCTGGGCCTGCCGGTGCCGCCCCCGCTGCCGGACCGGACCGGCCGCACCATCACCACCGTGCTGGGCCGCCGGTTCGCCCTCTACCCCTGGGTGGCGGGCCGGCACCGCACCGGCGCCGAGCTCGATCCCGAGAGGTGCACCGCGCTCGGCGCGCTCCTCGGCCGGCTGCACGGCGCACTCGCCGAGGTCTGCGCCCCGGTCACCCAACCGGCCGCCCTGCCCAGCGCCGACCCGGACGCCACCACCGCGCTGATCGCCGAACTGCGCGGCCTGGCCGCCCGGCACCGGCCGTACGGCGCCTTCGACCGGCTCGCCGAGCGCCGCCTCGCCGAGCGGCTCGACCTGCTGGTCGGCCACCGGCACCGGCGCCCCTCGCCCACCGCGATCGGCCGGTCCGGCTGGGTGCACGGGGACTTCCACGGGCTCAACCTGCTGCACTTGGGCGACCGGGTGACCGCCGTGCTGGACTGGGACCGGTTGCGGGTGCGGCCGCGCGCCGAGGAGGCGGTGCGGGCGGCCACCCTGATCTTCAACCACCCGGTGACCGGTGTGCTGGACCTGGCCCGGGTGCGCCGCTACGCCCGCGGCTACCGGGCGGCGGCCGGCGCGGACGCCGCGGAGCTGGCGTCGGCGGTGCACCGGGTCTGGTGGGAGCGACTCAACGACTTCTGGATGCTGCGCTGGCGCTACCAGCGGGCCGACCGGCGGGCCGATCCCCTGTTCCCGGCCGCCGCCGCCCAGACCGTCTGGTGGTCCCAGGAGTACGAGCAGGTGATGGACGCGTTCGTGAACTGA
- a CDS encoding bacterial proteasome activator family protein, translating into MTKPLNERPEHEPYQGSTGSNGRSEENPQVLIVGPDGMAIGGATGRLHDRSGGEDGEQRELPVTEMVEQPAKVMRIGSMIKQLLEEVRMAPLDEASRARLKDIHASSIKELEKGLAPELVEELERLSLPFTEDSIPTEAELRIAQAQLVGWLEGLFHGIQTALFAQQMAARAQLEQMRRALPPGVLGESDGDDQGEGRGIRSGPYL; encoded by the coding sequence ATGACGAAGCCGCTGAACGAACGGCCGGAGCACGAGCCGTATCAGGGATCGACCGGATCGAACGGACGGTCCGAGGAGAACCCGCAGGTGCTGATCGTCGGACCGGACGGCATGGCGATCGGCGGTGCCACCGGTCGGCTGCACGACCGGTCCGGCGGCGAGGACGGCGAGCAGCGGGAGCTGCCGGTGACCGAGATGGTCGAGCAGCCGGCCAAGGTGATGCGGATCGGCAGCATGATCAAGCAGCTGCTCGAAGAGGTCCGGATGGCGCCGCTGGACGAGGCCAGCCGGGCCCGGCTGAAGGACATCCACGCCAGCTCGATCAAGGAGCTGGAGAAGGGCCTGGCCCCGGAGCTGGTCGAGGAGTTGGAGCGGCTGTCGCTGCCGTTCACCGAGGACAGCATCCCCACCGAGGCCGAGCTGCGGATCGCCCAGGCCCAGTTGGTCGGCTGGCTGGAGGGCCTGTTCCACGGCATCCAGACCGCGCTGTTCGCCCAGCAGATGGCGGCCCGCGCGCAGCTGGAGCAGATGCGCCGGGCGCTGCCGCCCGGTGTGCTGGGCGAGTCGGACGGCGACGACCAGGGTGAGGGGCGCGGCATTCGTTCGGGTCCGTACCTGTAG
- a CDS encoding protein kinase domain-containing protein: MSEDGIAGVDQPQPQLHSLGNGRYVLQHLLGQGGMASVHLAHDNVLGRPVAIKTLHTELGRESSFRERFRREAQAVARLQHTNIVTVYDSGEEVTPDGGTVPYIVMEYVEGLSLRDVLNQAIAEHGAMPTEQALKITAAVLAALDVSHDQGLVHRDIKPGNVMVNTKGVVKVMDFGIARAMQSGVTSMTQTGMVVGTPQYLSPEQALGKSVDARSDLYSVGCMLFELLTGQLPFDGDSPFSIAYKHVQEEPPAPSSLNRAVTPAVDALVARALRKDPAHRFPTAEAMREEVERVAAGEKAGGTPLMATPLVIGEGPRAAHSSGLKNFAPVPGDINTPTPQVQQPYQPPQAGPYGPQTPPPAFPPQPQFQTPPPAFAPQPYQTPPPAFSQPVPPPMPVPVQGGGFAPVKESSGNGCSTALVVVGVIIGVIVLFIIIIAIVVTKSDSSSSSLPSLTTHVAQLLPDRAQR, from the coding sequence ATGAGCGAGGACGGCATCGCCGGAGTGGACCAGCCGCAGCCGCAGCTTCACTCACTGGGCAACGGTCGGTACGTGCTGCAGCACCTGCTGGGGCAGGGCGGCATGGCCTCGGTCCATCTGGCCCACGACAACGTGCTCGGCCGTCCGGTGGCGATAAAGACGCTGCACACCGAGCTGGGCCGGGAGTCGTCGTTCCGCGAGCGGTTCCGCCGCGAGGCGCAGGCGGTGGCCCGGCTGCAGCACACCAACATCGTCACGGTCTACGACAGCGGCGAGGAGGTCACCCCGGACGGGGGGACCGTGCCGTACATCGTGATGGAGTACGTCGAGGGCCTGTCGCTGCGCGACGTGCTGAACCAGGCGATCGCCGAGCACGGCGCGATGCCCACCGAGCAGGCGCTGAAGATCACCGCCGCGGTGCTGGCCGCGCTGGACGTCTCGCACGACCAGGGGCTGGTGCACCGCGACATCAAGCCGGGCAACGTCATGGTGAACACCAAGGGCGTCGTCAAGGTGATGGACTTCGGCATCGCCCGGGCCATGCAGTCGGGCGTCACCTCGATGACCCAGACCGGCATGGTGGTCGGCACCCCGCAGTACCTGTCGCCCGAGCAGGCGCTGGGCAAGAGCGTGGACGCCCGCTCCGACCTGTACTCGGTCGGCTGCATGCTCTTCGAGCTGCTCACCGGCCAGTTGCCGTTCGACGGTGACTCGCCGTTCTCGATCGCCTACAAGCACGTGCAGGAGGAGCCGCCGGCGCCGTCCAGCCTGAACCGCGCGGTCACCCCGGCGGTGGACGCGCTGGTGGCCCGGGCGCTGCGCAAGGACCCGGCGCACCGGTTCCCGACCGCCGAGGCGATGCGCGAGGAGGTCGAGCGGGTCGCGGCCGGCGAGAAGGCGGGCGGCACCCCGCTGATGGCCACGCCGCTGGTGATCGGCGAGGGCCCGCGGGCCGCGCACTCCTCGGGGCTGAAGAACTTCGCGCCGGTGCCCGGGGACATCAACACCCCGACCCCGCAGGTGCAGCAGCCCTACCAGCCGCCGCAGGCCGGACCGTACGGGCCGCAGACCCCGCCGCCGGCCTTCCCGCCCCAGCCGCAGTTCCAGACCCCGCCCCCCGCCTTCGCCCCGCAGCCGTACCAGACGCCGCCGCCGGCCTTCTCGCAGCCGGTGCCGCCGCCGATGCCGGTGCCGGTGCAGGGCGGCGGCTTCGCGCCGGTGAAGGAGAGCAGCGGCAACGGCTGCTCGACGGCGCTGGTGGTGGTCGGTGTGATCATCGGTGTGATCGTCCTGTTCATCATCATCATCGCCATCGTGGTGACCAAGAGCGACAGTTCCAGCAGCAGCCTGCCGAGTCTGACCACGCACGTGGCGCAGTTGCTGCCGGACCGGGCGCAGCGCTAG
- a CDS encoding nucleotidyltransferase domain-containing protein, translating into MHVVLSGVVGSTAYGLARPGSDVDRLGLFAVPTEELHGLQRPVESVVSSAPEPDRTMHEAAKWCRLALSANPTVSELVWLPDELYEVRTPLGEELIALRGALLSERAVRGSYLGYAGQQFRKLLTRGPDERPRAAKHARHLVRLLEQGVRLHETGELVVRLTEPEQVRESGERIAARPELAEPLLAEAERRLDRPGVLPSAPDESRVEAWLRRVRRAYWTA; encoded by the coding sequence ATGCACGTGGTGCTGTCGGGTGTGGTCGGATCGACGGCGTACGGGCTGGCGCGGCCGGGCTCGGACGTCGACCGGCTCGGGCTGTTCGCGGTGCCCACCGAAGAACTGCACGGCCTGCAAAGGCCGGTGGAGTCGGTGGTGAGCTCGGCGCCGGAGCCGGACCGGACCATGCACGAGGCGGCCAAGTGGTGCCGGCTGGCGCTGTCCGCGAACCCCACGGTGAGCGAACTGGTGTGGCTGCCGGACGAGTTGTACGAGGTGCGGACCCCGCTCGGGGAGGAACTGATCGCGCTGCGCGGGGCACTTCTGAGCGAGCGGGCGGTGCGCGGCTCGTATCTCGGCTACGCCGGGCAGCAGTTCCGCAAGCTGCTCACCCGGGGACCGGACGAACGGCCGCGGGCCGCCAAGCACGCCCGGCACCTGGTGCGGCTGCTGGAGCAGGGCGTCCGGCTGCACGAGACCGGGGAGTTGGTGGTGCGCCTCACCGAACCGGAGCAGGTGCGGGAGTCGGGCGAGCGGATCGCCGCCCGCCCGGAGCTGGCCGAGCCGCTGCTGGCCGAGGCCGAGCGGCGCCTCGACCGCCCCGGGGTGCTGCCGTCGGCGCCCGACGAGTCGCGGGTGGAGGCGTGGCTGCGCCGGGTGCGCCGGGCGTACTGGACGGCGTGA